In Micromonospora sp. NBC_01813, the following are encoded in one genomic region:
- a CDS encoding GOLPH3/VPS74 family protein, whose amino-acid sequence MRRARTPSELTLTEEFFLVALDDSTGRPMIGRDPLGAGLAGTAVATLILAGRAEVHDDGLLVPIDGQPLGDPVADPLLAELRQERRQPVTEWIALMRTGLPDVVAEDLESLGVLRTELVRQPVTRRTVTRFLAMDPVRAVGPRVRLGHALGRVVAVDGRTAVLAQIVRVTGAAGWFVTMFGPTVRSQLTATAARLDPQLAAVVAAIDAPVPRSKTAIRLWPQRDTSIAW is encoded by the coding sequence ATGCGCCGTGCTCGAACTCCATCGGAGTTGACGCTGACCGAGGAGTTCTTCCTGGTCGCGCTCGACGACAGCACCGGCCGGCCGATGATCGGCCGGGACCCCCTCGGGGCCGGGCTCGCCGGCACCGCCGTCGCCACGCTGATTCTGGCCGGGCGGGCGGAGGTCCACGACGACGGTCTGCTGGTGCCCATCGACGGGCAGCCACTCGGCGACCCGGTCGCCGATCCGCTGCTCGCCGAGCTGCGCCAGGAACGCCGGCAGCCGGTGACGGAGTGGATCGCGCTGATGCGCACCGGGCTGCCCGACGTGGTCGCCGAGGACCTCGAATCGCTCGGTGTGCTGCGTACCGAGTTGGTCCGCCAGCCGGTGACCCGGCGGACCGTCACCCGGTTCCTGGCGATGGATCCGGTCCGGGCGGTCGGCCCCCGGGTCCGCCTCGGGCACGCCCTGGGTCGGGTCGTCGCGGTGGACGGGCGGACCGCCGTACTCGCGCAGATCGTCCGCGTCACCGGCGCGGCCGGCTGGTTCGTCACCATGTTCGGCCCGACCGTGCGCAGCCAGTTGACGGCGACCGCGGCCCGCCTGGATCCGCAGCTCGCTGCGGTCGTCGCCGCGATCGACGCCCCGGTGCCCCGGTCGAAGACCGCGATCCGGCTGTGGCCGCAGCGGGACACCTCGATCGCGTGGTGA
- a CDS encoding PaaI family thioesterase: MDQMVTGLDGLLGVRLDEASADRVQLRVPVTPALHQMFGIVHGGVYCALVESAASLGGARWLGADGRVVGVSNQTDFLKAVSDGELIVVSTPVHRGFSQQLWEVKITDSDGQLIARGQVRLQNLRPGGGRPH; encoded by the coding sequence ATGGACCAGATGGTGACCGGGCTGGACGGGCTGCTCGGCGTACGACTCGATGAGGCGTCGGCAGATCGGGTCCAGCTGCGGGTGCCGGTGACCCCGGCGCTGCACCAGATGTTCGGGATCGTGCACGGCGGGGTGTACTGCGCGCTGGTGGAGAGCGCGGCGAGTCTCGGTGGCGCGAGGTGGCTCGGTGCCGACGGCCGGGTGGTCGGGGTGTCCAACCAGACCGACTTCCTCAAGGCGGTCAGCGACGGCGAACTGATCGTCGTCAGCACCCCGGTGCACCGCGGCTTCAGCCAACAACTCTGGGAAGTCAAAATCACCGACAGTGACGGTCAGCTGATCGCCCGAGGTCAGGTACGGCTGCAGAACCTGCGCCCCGGCGGCGGCCGGCCACACTGA
- a CDS encoding Tex family protein, producing the protein MTTAIDQRIAEELGVRTGQVAAAVELLDGGSTVPFIARYRKEQTGMLDDAQLRTLEERLRYLREMEERRSAILESIRGQGKLDEALTAQIMAADSKARLEDIYLPYKPKRRTKAQIAREAGLEPLAELLLGDPGQDPPTVAAGYVDADKGVVDAAAALDGARAILVERFAEDADLIGGLRERMWSRGRLTSRVREGRQSEGAKFADYFDFAEPFTKLPSHRVLAMFRGEKEQVLDLNMEPEEVPADAAPGPSSYEPIIAGKFSISDQGRPADKWLADTVRWAWRTRILIHLGADLRMRLWQAAEDEAVRVFAANLRDLLLAAPAGSRTTMGLDPGIRTGVKVAVVDATGKVVATETVYPHEPRRQWDASIDTLAKLIAAHRVDLVAIGNGTASRETDKLVADLIARHPELTPTKVMVSEAGASVYSASAYASQELPDLDVSLRGAVSIARRLQDPLAELVKIDPRSIGVGQYQHDISETKLSRSLDAVVEDCVNGVGVDVNTASAPLLTRVSGIGAGLAENIVLHRDTNGPFRSRAALKTVARLGPKAFEQCAGFLRIRDGDDPLDSSSVHPEAYPVVRRILADTGADLRTLIGDAKTLRRIRPEKFVDAVFGLPTVTDILAELEKPGRDPRPAFRTATFADGVETLADLRPGMILEGVVTNVAAFGAFVDVGVHQDGLVHVSALSKTFVKDPREVVKPGDIVRVKVLDVDAPRKRISLTLRLDDEPGGGRAPGQRDGAAGGGQSRQQGRDGQQGRDGQRGKGGQQSGRGGAGGSRQSSGGGRAGGGQPDGALADALRRAGLA; encoded by the coding sequence GTGACCACAGCGATTGATCAACGGATCGCCGAGGAACTCGGAGTACGGACGGGACAGGTGGCGGCCGCCGTCGAACTGCTCGATGGCGGCTCGACGGTGCCGTTCATCGCCCGGTACCGCAAGGAACAGACCGGGATGCTCGACGACGCGCAGCTGCGCACCTTGGAGGAGCGGCTGCGCTACCTGCGCGAGATGGAGGAACGCCGCAGCGCGATCCTGGAGTCGATCCGCGGCCAGGGCAAGCTGGACGAGGCGTTGACCGCGCAGATCATGGCGGCCGATTCGAAGGCGCGGCTGGAGGACATCTACCTGCCGTACAAGCCGAAGCGTCGGACGAAGGCGCAGATCGCCCGCGAGGCCGGCCTGGAGCCGTTGGCGGAGCTGCTGCTCGGCGACCCGGGCCAGGATCCGCCGACGGTGGCCGCCGGCTACGTCGACGCCGACAAGGGGGTGGTCGACGCGGCGGCGGCGCTCGACGGCGCGCGGGCGATCCTGGTGGAACGCTTCGCCGAGGACGCCGACCTGATCGGCGGGCTGCGCGAGCGGATGTGGTCGCGGGGCCGGCTCACCTCCCGGGTACGCGAGGGACGCCAGAGCGAGGGGGCCAAGTTCGCCGACTACTTCGACTTCGCCGAGCCGTTCACCAAGCTGCCGTCGCACCGGGTGCTGGCCATGTTCCGCGGCGAGAAGGAGCAGGTCCTCGACCTGAACATGGAGCCGGAGGAGGTGCCGGCCGACGCCGCGCCGGGGCCGAGCAGCTACGAGCCAATCATCGCCGGCAAGTTCAGCATCTCCGACCAGGGCCGGCCGGCGGACAAGTGGCTGGCCGACACGGTCCGCTGGGCCTGGCGGACCCGGATCCTGATCCACCTCGGCGCCGACCTGCGGATGCGGCTGTGGCAGGCGGCCGAGGACGAGGCGGTACGGGTGTTCGCCGCCAACCTGCGGGACCTGCTGCTGGCCGCGCCGGCCGGCAGCCGGACCACGATGGGCCTGGACCCGGGTATTCGGACCGGGGTGAAGGTGGCGGTGGTGGACGCCACCGGCAAGGTGGTGGCGACCGAGACGGTGTACCCGCACGAGCCGCGCCGCCAGTGGGACGCCTCGATCGACACCCTCGCCAAGCTGATCGCCGCGCACCGGGTGGATCTCGTGGCGATCGGCAACGGCACCGCGTCGCGGGAGACCGACAAGCTGGTCGCCGACCTGATCGCCCGGCATCCGGAGCTGACCCCGACCAAGGTGATGGTCTCCGAGGCGGGCGCGTCGGTCTACTCGGCCTCGGCGTACGCGTCGCAGGAGCTGCCCGACCTGGACGTGTCGCTGCGCGGCGCGGTCTCGATCGCCCGCCGGCTGCAGGATCCGCTCGCCGAGCTGGTCAAGATCGACCCACGGTCGATCGGCGTCGGGCAGTACCAGCACGACATCTCCGAGACGAAGTTGTCCCGTTCGCTCGACGCGGTGGTCGAGGACTGTGTCAACGGCGTCGGGGTGGACGTCAACACCGCGTCCGCGCCGCTGTTGACCCGGGTCTCCGGCATCGGTGCCGGGCTGGCGGAGAACATCGTGCTGCACCGCGACACCAACGGGCCGTTCCGGTCGCGGGCCGCGCTCAAGACGGTGGCCCGGTTGGGGCCCAAGGCGTTCGAACAGTGCGCCGGCTTCCTGCGCATCCGCGACGGCGACGATCCGCTCGACTCGTCCAGTGTGCACCCGGAGGCGTACCCGGTGGTGCGGCGAATCCTCGCCGACACGGGCGCCGACCTGCGGACGTTGATCGGGGACGCGAAGACGCTGCGCCGGATCAGGCCGGAGAAGTTCGTCGACGCGGTCTTCGGTCTGCCGACCGTCACCGACATCCTCGCCGAGTTGGAGAAGCCGGGCCGGGACCCACGGCCGGCGTTCCGCACCGCGACCTTCGCCGACGGGGTGGAGACCCTCGCCGACCTGCGCCCCGGGATGATCCTGGAGGGCGTGGTGACCAACGTGGCCGCGTTCGGCGCGTTCGTCGACGTCGGGGTGCATCAGGACGGTCTGGTGCACGTGTCGGCGTTGTCGAAGACGTTCGTCAAGGACCCCCGGGAGGTGGTCAAACCCGGCGACATCGTGCGGGTGAAGGTGCTCGATGTGGACGCGCCGCGCAAGCGGATCTCGTTGACGCTGCGGTTGGACGACGAACCGGGCGGCGGCCGGGCCCCGGGCCAGCGCGACGGCGCGGCCGGCGGGGGTCAGAGCCGGCAGCAGGGCCGCGACGGCCAGCAGGGCCGCGACGGCCAGCGGGGCAAGGGCGGTCAGCAGAGCGGCCGGGGCGGTGCCGGTGGCAGCCGGCAGTCCTCCGGTGGCGGCCGGGCCGGCGGCGGCCAGCCCGACGGTGCGCTCGCCGACGCGTTGCGTCGGGCGGGCCTGGCCTGA
- a CDS encoding putative bifunctional diguanylate cyclase/phosphodiesterase, protein MARPTAPGTRRATSSPLPALAFLAFGVTAAVLYIAVDTPLVNALAFAVAGIGGTAAVVAGPRWHGAQPRFAWRLLAIACVLFLTGALGRPWAVEQDGWPALAADAATVPGYLFMLLGLAGLLRTRGRLPSHAVIDGLIVFIGAALCSVLLLAVPAGSIADRPALVSALAALYPIFDVILVLLLVSLAFTTAARRPSYLLLVASMGSLLIGDVLYAIIGVFGQLTGSRLLDLPFLLGFLLIGAAALHPSVVDLGRAARLPVQAWSWQRLLLIGPALAVPFLLTVFVSGRSMADRVVLGVGGAAMVVLMMLRAVSAVQGYAAAQRRYEHRATHDPLTGLPNRLMLAAEVRRLLTVRAPQPTWIWVFFLDLDGFKLVNDSWGHHAGDQLIAEVAGRLRAALPPAATVARVGGDEFVVVHLGSRPEAIGLADQIIDCVNEPLQIRQVEAVITASVGLAGTQLGPLPDGVGPPVTADALLRDADTAMYQAKADGRGRWVMFDASMHERVRERVDIEQALRTALNQDDLRLAYQPIVDLESGSLIGAEALLRWNHPERGAVSPAVFIPIAEDTGLIAPIGRWVLDHSLRQLSQWRSDGTVSADFWISVNVSPRQLRDPGLARALDDALTRYDVPAAAVVLEITESVMIDPTSVIGQVLSDLRQRGIRIVVDDFGTGFSALGYLRSHPVTGVKVDRAFVAGLGTSAKDEEIVRAVVAMSSALHLTVVAEGVETPLQQGVLAVLGVVFGQGELWGEPVEPAVFVQRWAMGRQLPAESAQVRGGNS, encoded by the coding sequence GTGGCGCGACCTACGGCGCCGGGGACGAGACGCGCCACCTCGTCACCGCTGCCAGCCCTGGCGTTCCTTGCCTTCGGCGTCACCGCCGCGGTGTTGTACATCGCCGTCGACACCCCGCTGGTCAACGCCCTGGCGTTCGCCGTGGCCGGGATCGGCGGTACGGCCGCCGTGGTGGCCGGCCCCCGCTGGCACGGTGCCCAGCCCCGGTTCGCGTGGCGGCTGCTCGCCATCGCGTGTGTGCTGTTTCTCACCGGCGCGCTGGGCCGGCCATGGGCGGTCGAGCAGGACGGCTGGCCGGCGTTGGCCGCCGACGCGGCCACCGTGCCCGGCTACCTGTTCATGCTGCTCGGGCTGGCCGGCCTGCTGCGTACCCGGGGCCGGTTGCCGTCGCACGCGGTGATCGACGGTCTGATCGTGTTCATCGGCGCGGCGCTCTGCTCGGTGCTGCTGCTGGCGGTGCCGGCGGGCAGCATCGCGGACCGGCCGGCTCTGGTCTCCGCACTCGCCGCGCTCTACCCGATCTTCGATGTGATCCTGGTGCTGCTGCTGGTCAGCCTGGCCTTCACTACGGCGGCTCGCCGACCGAGCTATCTGCTGCTGGTCGCCTCGATGGGTTCGCTGCTGATCGGTGACGTGCTCTACGCCATCATCGGCGTGTTCGGCCAGCTCACCGGCTCCCGTCTGCTGGACCTGCCGTTCCTGCTGGGTTTCCTGCTGATCGGGGCGGCGGCGCTGCACCCGTCCGTGGTCGACCTGGGACGGGCCGCCCGGCTGCCGGTGCAGGCCTGGTCCTGGCAGCGGCTGTTGCTGATCGGCCCGGCCCTGGCCGTTCCGTTCCTGCTGACCGTCTTCGTGTCCGGCCGGTCGATGGCCGACCGGGTGGTGCTCGGCGTGGGCGGCGCGGCGATGGTGGTCCTGATGATGCTGCGGGCGGTCTCCGCCGTGCAGGGGTACGCCGCCGCCCAGCGTCGCTACGAGCACCGGGCCACCCACGACCCCCTCACCGGGCTGCCGAACCGGCTGATGCTCGCCGCCGAGGTACGCCGACTGCTCACGGTGCGGGCACCGCAGCCGACCTGGATCTGGGTCTTCTTCCTCGACCTGGACGGGTTCAAGCTGGTCAACGACTCATGGGGGCACCACGCCGGCGACCAGTTGATCGCCGAGGTGGCCGGCCGGCTGCGGGCGGCGTTGCCACCTGCGGCCACGGTCGCCCGGGTCGGTGGCGACGAGTTCGTCGTGGTCCATCTGGGGAGCCGGCCGGAGGCGATCGGTCTGGCCGACCAGATCATCGACTGTGTGAACGAACCGTTGCAGATTCGTCAGGTCGAGGCGGTGATCACCGCCTCGGTGGGACTCGCCGGCACCCAACTCGGCCCGCTGCCGGACGGGGTCGGGCCCCCGGTGACGGCCGACGCGTTGTTGCGGGACGCGGATACCGCCATGTACCAGGCCAAGGCGGACGGCCGAGGGCGCTGGGTAATGTTCGACGCGTCCATGCACGAACGCGTCCGGGAACGGGTGGACATCGAGCAGGCCCTGCGGACCGCGCTGAACCAGGACGATCTGCGGCTGGCGTACCAGCCGATCGTCGACCTGGAAAGCGGCAGCCTGATCGGCGCCGAGGCCCTGCTGCGGTGGAACCACCCGGAACGTGGTGCGGTGTCGCCAGCGGTGTTCATTCCGATCGCCGAGGACACCGGGCTGATCGCCCCCATCGGGCGGTGGGTGCTCGACCACTCGCTGCGTCAGCTGTCGCAGTGGCGGTCGGACGGTACGGTCAGCGCCGACTTCTGGATCTCGGTGAACGTGTCACCACGCCAGCTCCGGGATCCGGGTCTCGCCCGTGCGTTGGACGACGCACTGACCCGCTACGACGTACCGGCCGCCGCCGTGGTGCTGGAGATCACCGAGTCGGTGATGATCGATCCGACCAGCGTCATCGGCCAGGTGCTGTCCGATCTGCGGCAGCGGGGGATCCGGATCGTCGTCGACGACTTCGGCACCGGATTCTCGGCCCTCGGGTATCTGCGTAGTCATCCGGTCACCGGAGTCAAGGTGGACCGTGCGTTCGTCGCCGGGCTCGGTACGAGCGCCAAGGACGAGGAGATCGTCCGCGCGGTGGTGGCGATGAGCAGCGCGTTGCACCTCACCGTGGTCGCCGAAGGCGTCGAGACGCCGCTGCAGCAGGGCGTACTCGCTGTGCTGGGCGTCGTGTTCGGGCAGGGTGAGTTGTGGGGGGAGCCGGTGGAGCCGGCGGTGTTCGTGCAGCGGTGGGCGATGGGACGGCAGTTGCCCGCGGAGTCGGCTCAGGTCCGTGGCGGCAACTCGTAG
- a CDS encoding response regulator transcription factor → MTTARAPDPHSPGRETGGLILVVEDERPIADLIRLYLTRDGFGVHVCADGPAGLAAARRLRPVLCVLDIALPGMSGTEICRQLRADGDWTPVIFLTARDDETDRIVGLELGADDYVTKPFSPRELVARVRAIRRRALGPPDAEPVHTLGPIALDPARRTVTAAQGPVALTSTEFDLLAHLIRRPGRVFTRDELLAAVWGYAAHAGTRTVDVHIAQVRAKLGAAAAVIRTVRGVGYTADG, encoded by the coding sequence GTGACCACCGCGCGTGCGCCGGACCCGCACTCCCCCGGCCGGGAAACCGGCGGCCTGATCCTGGTCGTCGAGGACGAACGACCCATCGCCGACCTGATCCGGCTCTACCTGACCCGCGACGGCTTCGGCGTGCACGTCTGCGCCGACGGGCCCGCCGGGCTCGCCGCCGCCCGTCGGCTCCGCCCGGTCCTCTGCGTCCTGGACATCGCGCTGCCCGGCATGTCCGGCACCGAGATCTGCCGGCAACTGCGCGCCGACGGCGACTGGACCCCGGTCATCTTCCTCACCGCCCGCGACGACGAGACCGACCGGATCGTCGGGTTGGAACTCGGTGCCGACGACTACGTCACCAAACCGTTCAGCCCGCGCGAACTGGTCGCCCGGGTCCGCGCCATCCGCCGCCGCGCCCTCGGTCCACCCGACGCCGAACCGGTGCACACGCTCGGCCCCATCGCCCTCGACCCGGCCCGGCGCACCGTCACCGCCGCGCAGGGCCCGGTCGCCCTCACCTCCACCGAATTCGACCTGCTGGCGCACCTGATCCGTCGGCCCGGCCGGGTCTTCACCCGCGACGAACTGCTCGCCGCCGTCTGGGGGTACGCCGCCCACGCCGGCACCCGCACCGTTGACGTGCACATCGCCCAGGTGCGGGCGAAACTCGGCGCGGCCGCCGCAGTGATCCGGACCGTACGCGGCGTCGGCTACACCGCCGATGGCTGA
- a CDS encoding acyltransferase family protein — MPATPPAPGRLPSLTGLRFAAALLVFGVHAYSFIPLADPQDQRIGAILFNAGDLGVSVFFVLSGFVLTWSVRPGYRKGRFWLGRIVRVYPAHLVALILAMAGLVVSARVPDVWPQQLVGSALLVQAWHPSDVYYLGINPVTWSLSCEIAFYLAFPLLYAGLRRLGTMALRVAVVALPAAVWLMPLVAEVFVAAEHRRWFVYVFPPVRGLEFLLGIVLALLVLRGAWRGPGLPLATVLWVANYLAVDWLPAAARDTAATIVTIALLIPAAALADIRGHRSWWRDRLAVHLGEVSYAFFLVHMVMIVTVMHLLGRERLWSAPQAVALALAFLIGSYLLAVPLHRWVELPAMRLLSRPARTGPKDQHIRVPARTR; from the coding sequence GTGCCCGCCACCCCTCCCGCCCCTGGCCGGCTGCCGTCGCTGACCGGGCTGCGCTTCGCCGCCGCGCTGCTGGTGTTCGGGGTGCACGCGTACTCGTTCATTCCGCTGGCCGACCCGCAGGACCAGCGGATCGGCGCGATCCTGTTCAACGCCGGCGACCTCGGCGTGTCCGTCTTCTTTGTGTTGTCGGGATTCGTGCTTACCTGGTCGGTACGCCCCGGTTACCGCAAGGGCCGGTTCTGGCTGGGCCGGATCGTGCGGGTCTATCCGGCGCATCTGGTCGCGCTGATCCTGGCGATGGCCGGGCTGGTGGTCTCCGCCCGGGTGCCGGACGTCTGGCCACAGCAACTCGTCGGCTCCGCCCTGCTGGTGCAGGCCTGGCACCCCTCGGACGTCTACTACCTGGGTATCAACCCGGTCACCTGGTCGCTCTCCTGCGAGATCGCGTTCTATCTCGCCTTCCCGCTGCTGTACGCCGGTCTGCGCCGGCTCGGCACCATGGCACTGCGGGTCGCCGTGGTCGCCCTGCCGGCGGCGGTCTGGCTGATGCCGTTGGTCGCCGAGGTCTTCGTGGCGGCCGAGCACCGCCGGTGGTTCGTGTACGTGTTCCCGCCGGTACGCGGGCTGGAGTTCCTGCTCGGCATCGTGCTCGCCCTGCTCGTGCTGCGCGGCGCGTGGCGCGGACCCGGCCTGCCGTTGGCGACCGTGCTGTGGGTCGCCAACTACCTGGCCGTCGACTGGCTTCCGGCCGCGGCCCGGGACACCGCCGCGACGATCGTCACGATCGCCCTGCTGATCCCCGCGGCCGCGTTGGCCGACATCCGTGGGCACCGTTCCTGGTGGCGGGACCGGCTCGCCGTCCATCTGGGTGAGGTGTCGTACGCGTTCTTCCTCGTCCACATGGTGATGATCGTGACCGTGATGCACCTCCTCGGCCGAGAACGGCTCTGGAGCGCGCCACAGGCCGTCGCGCTGGCGCTGGCGTTCCTGATCGGGTCGTACCTGCTGGCCGTGCCGCTGCACCGCTGGGTCGAGTTGCCGGCGATGCGGCTGCTGAGCAGGCCCGCACGGACCGGACCGAAAGACCAGCACATCAGGGTGCCCGCGCGGACTCGCTAA
- a CDS encoding deoxyguanosinetriphosphate triphosphohydrolase family protein: protein MDHLADDPRARRLFGRRAAAASDLASSPFRADRDRIVSSPFFARLGGVTQVISPGGSGLLVHNRLTHSLKVAQVGRAIAERLTADERHRALLDKLGGCDPDVVEAAALAHDLGHPPFGHLGERVLDRVARQRLGLSDGFEGNAQSYRIVTSTEIRGEAAVGLDLTSAVRAAMLKYPWTRRTYPDPHPSGLHPAPRGAAVASDDPSVGSVKFGAYTTEAADLRQAREPFAGLIDPWQQTVEASIMDTADDIAYAIHDVEDFHRVGVLQQGAVAGELVSWQRATAELAALTDAEIAATAHRPGRSLERLRRQLHRKDSWIASDEVFAATVEHVRRELVEGLLMVPFDGSIEAEENITQFSARWTRRLVDAIGVIADPPVRSGHVLLATAQWHEVQVLKFVHHRFVLARPDLALHQRGQADLLATLVNALASWLADPEEQARLPRRLHDLVELAEAELAGLVLDPAGAARGRAIVDYVASLTDGQAVALLGALTGRSGQLWTDAFVL, encoded by the coding sequence GTGGACCACCTGGCAGATGACCCCCGTGCCCGCCGCCTGTTCGGCCGGCGGGCCGCCGCCGCCAGCGATCTGGCGAGCAGTCCGTTCCGGGCCGACCGGGACCGGATCGTCTCCTCCCCGTTCTTCGCCCGCCTGGGTGGGGTGACCCAGGTGATCAGCCCCGGCGGGTCCGGTCTGCTGGTGCACAACCGGCTCACCCACAGCCTGAAGGTGGCGCAGGTGGGCCGGGCCATCGCCGAACGACTCACCGCCGACGAACGGCACCGGGCGCTGCTGGACAAGCTGGGCGGCTGCGACCCGGACGTGGTCGAGGCCGCCGCGCTCGCCCACGACCTCGGGCATCCGCCGTTCGGGCACCTCGGCGAGCGGGTGCTGGACCGGGTGGCCCGGCAGCGGCTCGGCCTGTCCGACGGTTTCGAAGGCAACGCGCAGTCGTACCGGATCGTGACCAGCACCGAGATCCGCGGCGAGGCGGCGGTCGGGTTGGACCTGACCTCGGCGGTGCGGGCGGCGATGCTGAAGTATCCGTGGACCCGGCGCACCTACCCGGATCCGCACCCCAGCGGGCTGCACCCGGCGCCGCGCGGCGCGGCGGTGGCCTCCGACGACCCGTCGGTCGGCTCGGTGAAGTTCGGCGCGTACACCACCGAGGCCGCTGACCTGCGCCAGGCCCGGGAGCCGTTCGCCGGGCTGATCGATCCGTGGCAGCAGACCGTCGAGGCGTCCATCATGGATACGGCGGACGACATCGCGTACGCCATCCACGACGTCGAGGACTTCCACCGGGTCGGCGTACTGCAGCAGGGCGCGGTCGCCGGCGAACTGGTCTCCTGGCAGCGGGCCACCGCCGAGCTGGCCGCGCTGACCGACGCCGAGATCGCCGCCACCGCGCACCGACCGGGTCGCTCCCTGGAGCGGCTCCGGCGCCAACTGCACCGCAAGGACAGCTGGATCGCCTCCGACGAGGTCTTCGCCGCCACCGTCGAGCACGTACGGCGGGAGTTGGTCGAGGGCCTGCTGATGGTGCCGTTCGACGGGTCGATCGAAGCCGAGGAGAACATCACCCAGTTCTCCGCCCGGTGGACCCGCCGGCTGGTCGACGCGATCGGCGTCATCGCCGACCCGCCGGTGCGCTCCGGGCACGTGCTACTGGCCACCGCCCAGTGGCACGAGGTGCAGGTGCTCAAGTTCGTCCACCACCGCTTCGTCCTCGCCCGCCCGGACCTGGCGTTGCACCAGCGCGGACAGGCCGACCTGCTGGCCACCCTGGTCAACGCGTTGGCGTCCTGGCTGGCTGACCCGGAGGAGCAGGCCCGACTGCCGCGCCGCCTGCACGACCTGGTCGAGCTGGCCGAAGCCGAACTGGCCGGTCTGGTCCTCGACCCGGCCGGGGCGGCCCGTGGCCGGGCGATCGTCGACTACGTGGCGTCGCTCACCGACGGCCAGGCGGTCGCCCTGCTCGGCGCGCTCACCGGGCGATCCGGCCAGCTGTGGACCGACGCCTTCGTGCTCTGA
- a CDS encoding zinc ribbon domain-containing protein, translating into MGIMVNPAHRDTTESDLYILRGLLRCCGAALIPACSDNHTRYYACPETECDRDLVNAEEIEQQIWQRYVALNADAADIVSRDQRRAALLSVLSRITVGTSLVDLDYGWRD; encoded by the coding sequence ATGGGCATCATGGTCAACCCCGCACACCGTGACACGACCGAATCCGACCTCTACATCCTGCGCGGACTGCTTCGGTGCTGCGGCGCCGCGCTGATCCCGGCCTGCTCCGACAACCACACCCGGTACTACGCATGTCCCGAAACGGAGTGTGACCGCGACCTGGTCAACGCCGAGGAGATCGAGCAGCAGATCTGGCAGCGCTACGTCGCGCTCAACGCCGACGCGGCCGACATCGTCAGCCGGGACCAGCGGCGGGCGGCGCTGCTGAGCGTCCTGTCCCGGATCACCGTCGGCACCAGCCTGGTCGATCTCGACTACGGCTGGCGGGACTGA